AATCTCCTTTGTTTCAGGCTGCAAAGTTAAATATTTAACTTCAGTTTTCAATTTTCTATTTTTTGCTGCAATTTCCTGTTTTTTTCAAGGATTAAACTCGAAATTGGCCTTGTATTTTTAAAAATAATGTAAATTTTTCCAAAAACAGGCTTAAAAACGACCCATAATATTTAAAATCAATATTATTTCATATTTTTGTCGGTGTAATATTAAACCACATATTGTAGAAAATGGCAACTTTAAGACAAAAAGCGCTTTTAATGGCTCAGTCAAGACCGAAAGTGACTGTGACACCGCCCTCAAATAAGGTTTCTGACTATTTCGGAAGCCTGGTGTTTGGGCTAAAGCAAATGAAAGAATCTCTTGCCCCTTCTGTTTTCAAGAAGGTAGTAGAAGCAATCGACAAGGGATCTAAGATTGACCCTTCCACCGCAGAAGAAATTGCTTCCGCTGTTAAGGTATGGGCAATGTCCAAAGGAGTGACGCATTACACCCACTGGTTTCAGCCATTGACTGGATCCACTGCAGAGAAACATGACGCCTTTTTTGATGCCCATGCAGGAATTGAAAAATTCAAAGGATCAGCTTTGGTTCAGCAAGAGCCGGATGCATCTTCTTTTCCTCATGGAGGGATCAGATCCACATTTGAAGCAAGAGGTTATACCGCATGGGATCCTTCCTCTCCTATATTTATTTTTGACAAAACCCTTTGTATTCCTACCATTTTCGTTTCCTACACAGGGGAAGCCTTGGATTATAAAACGCCCTTGTTGAAATCCATGGAGGCGATTAATGATGCCGCCGTAGCAATCTGTCAATTGTTTGATAGAAATGTTAGAAAAGTGACCCCATCCTTGGGTGTCGAGCAGGAATACTTCGTCATCGATAAAGCTTTGTATGCAACAAGGCCGGACCTAGTAATGGCGGGAAGAACTGTTTTCGGACATAATCCTGCCAGAGGTCAGCAGTTGGAGGACCATTATTTCGGTTCCATTCCTACCCGTGTCAAGGATTTTATGATGGACTTCGAAATTGAAGCCCATAAGTTGGGGATTCCAGTTTCTACCCGACACAATGAAGTGGCACCAAGCCAGTTTGAAGTCGCCCCGGTCTTCGAAGAGATCAATAAGGCGATCGATCATAACCAGCTTTTGATGGATCTGATGGATAAGGTGGCCGAAAAGCACGGTCTTAAGGTATTGTTGCATGAAAAACCTTTTGCCGGTGTAAATGGTAGCGGTAAGCACAACAACTGGTCTTTGATTACAGATACAGGGGTCAACTTGTTCCAGCCAAGCAATTCGGCAAGAGAAAATCTTCAGTTCCTTGCCTTTGTGGTCGCAACTGTAAAGGCAGTCTATGACAATGCGGACCTCTTAAGGGCAAGTATTGCTTCAGCAAGTAACGACTTCAGATTGGGCGCCAATGAAGCCCCGCCTGCCATCATGTCTGTTTTCTTAGGATCTACCTTGACCGGTGTGTTGGATGAATTGGAAAAAAACGGCAACGTGAAGATCGAGAAAGGTGATAACATGTACATGAAGCTGGGTATTTCCAAAATCCCTGAAATCATTTTGGACAATACGGACAGGAACAGAACTTCGCCATTTGCTTTCACCGGCAATAAATTTGAGTTCAGGGCCGTTGGTTCAAGTGCCAACTCTGCTGGTCCAATGACTGTACTGAACGTGATTGTTGCCGAAGTTTTGAAAACCATGGCCAAAGACATTGAAAAAGAGAT
This Cecembia calidifontis DNA region includes the following protein-coding sequences:
- a CDS encoding glutamine synthetase III, whose protein sequence is MATLRQKALLMAQSRPKVTVTPPSNKVSDYFGSLVFGLKQMKESLAPSVFKKVVEAIDKGSKIDPSTAEEIASAVKVWAMSKGVTHYTHWFQPLTGSTAEKHDAFFDAHAGIEKFKGSALVQQEPDASSFPHGGIRSTFEARGYTAWDPSSPIFIFDKTLCIPTIFVSYTGEALDYKTPLLKSMEAINDAAVAICQLFDRNVRKVTPSLGVEQEYFVIDKALYATRPDLVMAGRTVFGHNPARGQQLEDHYFGSIPTRVKDFMMDFEIEAHKLGIPVSTRHNEVAPSQFEVAPVFEEINKAIDHNQLLMDLMDKVAEKHGLKVLLHEKPFAGVNGSGKHNNWSLITDTGVNLFQPSNSARENLQFLAFVVATVKAVYDNADLLRASIASASNDFRLGANEAPPAIMSVFLGSTLTGVLDELEKNGNVKIEKGDNMYMKLGISKIPEIILDNTDRNRTSPFAFTGNKFEFRAVGSSANSAGPMTVLNVIVAEVLKTMAKDIEKEMAGGKEKKIAIVNVLRRYIKDSKKIRFEGDGYSEEWANEAAKRGLSNLKSTPFALDVYHDKKVIELFSKHNVLTPIELHARHEIMLENYIKKVQIESRVMGDLALNHVIPTAIQYQNKLIENANGLKGLGLDNKPAVETIKEVSKHLESLKESVNAMIDARRRLNKEEDVAKRAKGYCTDVKEAYFDKIRYAVDKLELLVDDEFWPLVKYREMLFIK